The DNA window TtcctcccccattgtggcccccgGGTGTCATGATTTGTATAAAATTGAATCAACATCAgctgagaatgctttcacatATGTTTCAGCTTCTTagctgaatagtttctgagaagattttttaagatttactctatatattcctatgtaaaaattcaaccaaccattgtggccccaccctacctctggGGGTCATCAAATCTTCATtagctgaggatgcttccaaataAGGCATAAGGTTTAGTTTActtggctgattaatttctgagaagaagatttttaaagattcacactatacattcctatgtaaaaattcgacctcctattgtggccccatcctatctTCAAAGGTCATgatttcacatctttgaatacccgagtccaaaactagcgcaagttttactatgggaggcactgtagctcccaggtcgtccatccgaattctttcagaccgggagctacagacctgcagctacatcgatattctgaaagtaAATACTTAATATGCTGAGTTCCTTAATCAGCGGTCATACTGTCACTATAGTAATCGTCAATTGAAAATTGGCTTATCCCCCAGGTCGGCTAGTCTAAGGGtttttcctgaattttgtcTGAAAATGAGCAATTCGGCCTATGCCTCGCATCGACATATGCCCTGAAAAATATGGTACATAcccattggcggatccagagggggggttccgggggtcggaaccccccctttctctgggacatataattttttttgaaaacttttaatgcctatttaaaggcaattgtcccaatttataatataaatactgtatttatttcaaataaatgcttttacaATTGctgatttaaagaattttttacaaCGCaccgtaatttacatgtacgtgtacatgtgtttcttatatgaaaaaccctaacggttttttttttcgaaaaaggTACTCCCCATCAGCATCTGGTGCACACATCTgtgagtaaacatgtggaaaatttttaaaaaaaattaactaagcAGTGTCGctaaaaacacagatttataataacatctacaatgcattttctactctatttctttaaaaaatcgatTATAGCTAATTTTATGCaagttatgctatttttctggaatacTAGCGtaccttcatacccacatgaaacacaaaagaaagccttttttgttttgtttccaagaatcggaaattatgttacaaaataccgtgtaaggtgtttatatataaaccattataaaaatgcacaacttttcaaaactttcctgaataagatcgcatctgtactagtGCCGGGTGATGTGGCGCACCCATtatacagaggtcacatcaTGTACCCTGGGACGACTATTGcttgtaaaattgtatttgacATGTGCCATCTATTCAGCAGAAAAACTATCCCcattttttgtcatatcctatcattcagacctttatttaagaaggcaaccgatagaaatcaaagtcaataaatagttcagaatttaaacatcaaagacctaaattttttttaccaaaaattcaCTTTTATAATAGCTTGTCGTAATAAgtctgaattatttttggtttCTTAGTGTTTCTAGCATAGACGCACgttctcattgctggagacttggatttttttaaggctggaaattatgcaaatcttccttacccaaaccaaaacgctcaataatgcagcgcactctgatattaaaataaatgtgaaatagatattgatgagataaatgttcattaaatttacgcacggaaaacgttcaaaaggccttgtttattgacaaataatgtattttgcacgtattgattttcatcaattggaacccccccttttcaaaattgctggatccgcctctgcaTACCTGAAACAGCTCCTCCTGATGAATATCCAGTATGTTGGTGCCAATGGCTACCTTAGTTTGCAGACCAGAGTTTGCCACCCACAATCTTAGAACATCAAGTCCATATGGGATACCAGTTGCCTTCtgtataaatattgtaaaaaaaaaactttttaaggtggaatgcaacactaaaattttattttatgattcattagagtatcttttttaaaacatgaattgtGCTCAAAGCAGGATATCTACCCATCATCATTTTATACGATTTTTGGGGTACATTTTTTATCAGAAAGTGAAAAATCTACTTAGACCGCAAGTATCACTGTAGAGTTCATAATTTGGTGTGAATTAATGCAGGATTTTATTATCTTATAAATCTTGTCTGAGCATGAGCAATAcaacattttactttttttaatatgaaaatatttatgaaaataaaaaaacaccaCCTTTGGCCCATATTGTTTAAACCTAATAAAATTAGAGTAACAGTACATCTTAGAAGAATAGTAGTGATATATGTGTTGATTAATCCCTACAACTTGTCTGTGTCTTACACTGTGTCCGTTGATGATCTGCCCTGGATCTACCACGTTCCCTACAGACTTCGCCATCTTGTGTCCTTCTTCATCCACTGCAAAACCATGGACCACTAACTTCCTGTAAAATGTCAAGCCAGTAGATTTAGACAGAAAGACCACATTGTCTCCATGTCAAATATTTTTCAGCAATTCTCCCTTTTAATACTTCTGCAAAGCTGTTTTGATAGATGTGTATATCATAGATTACAATATTCACTTTATAAAGAACCTATGGATGAGCACTGGTGAGATTCTAATACATTTATGCCACGAGTAACTGAGCCAGTCACCTTTACTCCtttgatacatgtagataaatgtgaatttaataagAGCACTTACTTAAATGGAGCTTTCCCTCTGTAGGCCACACTAGTCAGTAGAGAGGACTGGAACCATCCACGGAACTGATCCAGACCCTCCAGATACACATCAGCAACCTTGTCATCTGTCAAACAAccatgcattactttactcccAGAAATTCAGTGAGTTTGGTTATCAATGTCATGTACCATAACATTTGTCTCAGAGATAGGTATGCGGAACACTCCAATGCATATTGCACTGTGCTGCATCATTCActgattttaatatacatgtagtatgtttgaaatcattttattgagGTTTTATTCTTTGATTTACCTGAGAGAACTGATGCCCAGGAAGTTCCACTGTCAAACCAAATGTCAATGATGTCACTTCCTTTCCTGTAGTCACTGCTATTCCCAAGGCCATTCTGTTAAGGAGATATGCCAAAATAACATTAAAGAGCTGACTTTAATTAACTATGtattgtactacatgtattgtaagAGGAATCCTCACCCTAGAGAGAATTTCCTGAGGTAACAGTTCTTCAACAGACATGTTCCACCAGCAGTCTGAACTATGCTTTGATATTAGATCTCGAACATGATCAAAAATCTCTCTTAAATAGAAAGAAGTAATATCTGATAAATTTATTACAGTAATTAAACCTGATCTTTAAAACATATACAATCTATCCATCATTTCGTGCAgatcaaattcaatgaaatacatttatttacatgacCAAGTGTGACTGAAGATGAAATAGATGCACACTGGGCACAgctacatgtatcacctattgATGAGAACTTCCTCAGTGTCGCGGTGATAAAAGACGGGGATCGGCACACCCCAGACTCGCTGGCGGGAGATGCACCAGTACTTTCTCTTTAGCTGAGCATCCATGTTTTGACGCAGTGATTCTGGATAGACTTTGATATCTTTCATACACTCCTGTCAGTAACcatcacattttttataacattattaatgaatgaaaatactgtggaatcatttaatttcatgggagggggggggggggcaatttttgtggatttcagGCTTTTTGCTTATTCATGGGGATGTTATTTCATGGGTGCgttggttttcagtttcagtaagaaacataggtaatcacagattacaaagctcaccgagacgaggcattacctttatgagaccaactttatcatatcatatgaaaatcatactttatgatcttggatattcatggatactgttttgacacaatatcgtatatcatctgttaaaaaattgtatgataatcatatgttcttTTCATATagtattataagatacaatgtttatcaatacaataatatattatagaaaccaatatcatattatataatatcgtatgatacaatattatgtaatatacaatacaatattatatattgcaatatcatgtgaatcatgtgataaaaaaataaattaataatacatctGAAGTTACCTCTGCtattcattcatattatagtttaatcaactatgcaagttaaaaatagtactattatctatttaaggtcagacgacacgttcctcaattttagataactttttccaggaatttgttaatggtttactactactttgacaagctttcttgcaaaaaattagggtaccttaccaggcatttctgcaaaatactagagtatgcaatttcctttataatcttcttgaaaatacacttgaattgctgatataaaataaaaacatctacagcacagcaaaattcactacagtagaactatatctccgccggggcggggctttgaactcacgacctctagaaacTATACGCTTTTGGCAgagagcggccacggttctaaccactcgaccatgtacacatataaccaatatcaagtaaattttgatcatttttaaagtaattataaaattaatattttttattagaactctttattacgaggagatacaaaaaagattctcgaggaacgtgtcgtctgaccttaacatGTGATTTGTTCCAAAAACCTTTACCttatccagcatccaaaacctatggctcagattcagcattcaagcctgtcaggttcATCAGTATCAGCAGCATAAAACGCAccacccatgcaagtttggtgaagttaggacaagtaataagaTATCATTTTCAGAGAGCAACTgattcaaaaactttaaccagctcttaaaaccttaacctcatccagcatcagAAACGTATGGCTCAGATACAGCATTCTAACcttctggtgcatcagtatcataagacgcaccattcatgcaagtttgatgaagttaggaccagtagtaactaagatataatcatcggagggcacctgctccaaaaactttaaccagctcttaaaaccttaacctcaccCAGCATCAGAAACCTATGGCTtatattcagcattcaagcctgtctggtgcatcagtatcataagacgcaccatccatgcaagtttggtgaagttaagaccagtagtaactaagatataatcatcagagggcacctgcaacaaaaactttaaccagctctaaaaagcttaacctcctccagcatccgaaaactatagctcagattcagcattcaagcctgtctggtgcatcagtatcagaagacacaccatccatgcaagtttgatgaagttagGACTAGCAGTAACTTacatattgctatcaaagggcacctgcaacaaaaactttaacctgctccaaaaaccttaacctcctcgagcatctgaaatttaggacccagattcagcatccaagtctttcaagttcATAAGTATGTCCAggtgcatcatccatgcaagtttagatacaggacctgcaacaaaaactttaaccaggtccggacgctgACGCCGACGCCAGacgtatagcataagctccccctgacttcatcttggtgagctaaaaaccagtGCATGtttctaaatttgttttccTGAGGATGTAATTTCATGGGGAAGGGCTACCAatgaataccacgaaaattgagccaccacgaattctaatgatttcacagtatagTAAAAGATATCAAATAGCAGCACATGATTTTGTGGCATGTTCAATAACCTATTGCAGATTGGGAAATTGAcaaaatggttttaatttcattatgtttGCAGTTTACCatttttctatgaaataaaCCCAAAAATGATTGCCATATTTCCTTTACCGAATGGTAAAAGAAATGTGTCTTATTTATTAAAAGTAGATTTTCCAAGAACATGAAACTTTTTGGATTGGTACTTTTAAATTGCATTGAGGAATTAAAACATCTTACAGTATATGTGCAACTGAGAAAGAGACAGCAAAGAGTTTTTTTCTCAAAGGCTTACCATGGCTTGTTGCTGTAGTTTGCTTGTATCTATGAACCACTGTTTACAGGCCCGTAAAATAACAGGTTTCTTAGTTCTCCAGTCAATGGGATAACTGTGTTTATAGCTCTCTTGTAATATGATGTGATCTTTTAGTAGTgaaataactgaaaaaaatgtaaggatttcattatcattattattattattattatctttATCTAACCATATCTTCAATTCTTTGTATTTCGTTGATGACCCTTTCAGAGCCTTTcttatgaaaataatgattttgacTAATCACTTCATGTCTtggttaaaatcaaaattatcaaaaagaaaTCAATGACATCAAATTGGAGATAGACCAATATAGTAAATATAGTATAGCAGTGAATACAAGGATATCTCCAATATTGACATTACACATGTGATATGTTGTAGGCTACTAccaataaaaagttgaaatacCTGTATCTTCTGCATCCACATGAACTCTTTTTCCTTCCAAAAGTGGCCCTGTTTCAGATGTGTATCTTCCTGTCTCATCAACAAGAGTGTCCTAAAAATGCAGTTGTGTGTTATCTTTAATGCAAAACCCACAATTTTCTACGAActgtattaaaagaaaaaaaaaaaaaattaccacagGGAGACCATACTGCATTCCCTTCTGAAAATCTTCCTGTCCGTGAGCCGGGGCGGTATGGACCAATCCGGTGCCTACATCGGCAGTCACATGATCTCCCTCCAAGAAAGGTAACTCTTGTACATCCATAGAAGGATCCATTAATTGTTTCAAtggatttatatatttaaagtcTTTGAAAGCAGATCCTATAGGAGAAAAACAATTACCTGTTGTAGGTGTTTttgtatgatatacatgtattcatatataaagcacagggaAATTCATTGGAGCTCCACCTCTGCCCCAGCCAGGGGTTGATATCATGACCTCTGGAACCCACTCCCCAAGTAGTGAGTGGCCGGCGCACTAACCACTCGACcgtctaggcaagacaaaaatcttgctttctaTGACAAACGAAACCTAGCTCACCATCCAAATAATAAGtacaaacattgcaattactttcaaattgacatatacatgTCCATAGTGAAGGAttagataaaattaatatacatttacatccagaatacagtaaaactcgtttagaaCGAACACGAATATAGTGAAATTTCAGATATAGCAAAGTTTTTTGGAATCCCTAGTAAAATTCTccacaaatctttgcaaaattttctgGTTATACCAAATTCGGATATAACAAATTGACGGATAtggcgaactgattttgagtcccgttgaggtgaataataacgaaatttaacacatttataacgaatttctttacagtttaaaaaagttcGTTCTACCAAATTAATAcgatagtttgaatgaattcattttcatataatttttttcaattcaaaatccgattattaaaggtattaaagtgatgaatttttattttaagactcaattagcaaaaattatagtctggtgaaagaaaacatatatatagtgaattcgctatagacATTATTACAAATTGGTTATACCGATATAATGAATtacggatataatgaattacggatataacgaagtaattccaTTGGTCCCTAAGACTTTGCTAtaaccaagttttactgtaatgtctattattaataaaacactttaattacagtaactaagtacatgtataaacaaatgtatatttggTCTAATTAGCCTTTATCGTACGGCATTATTACCTTTTATTTCTTGAATAATCTTTGATTCTCCAGGTAAAATAGAATGAAGTTGATCCACAAACTCTTTCCCACATATATACAGTTCATCATTACAAAGATTTTTCACCAGACAGTACCTATAAAGAAACATTTAGAGTTAAACAGATgaacattatatacatgtatttgtaaaaagTGAGAAATTTGACTTGATTAGTAATTCTGTTGCTTTACATTACGTTAAATCAGATCCAAAACAAATGGCTTCATTAGCGGGCAGGGTCCATGGGGTTGTGGTCCAGATCAAGGCAAATACTTGGCTTTTCTCAGCATCTGTGTAAACATATAATGTACAAGCTTTTATGTTACAaaatcatagtacatgtacatgtataccaaagAAGTCCATATGACAGTAATTAACTTTTCCAAGACTAGTTAGAGATTTCTCTGCCTTTGGTCTACATTGCATTTAAATAAATCCTTaccatttaaagaaaaacatgcCTCTAACGTGTCTGCTGTCACTGGAAATTTGACGTACACAGCCTTACTGACAAAACCAGGGTCATATTCTAATTCTGCTTCTGCTAAAGCAGTTCTAAACAAGAGAAAAGAGAATTCTTCCAAATGAATAGAATTTTTCCATTACTTTtgactacatgtacatcaaaagTTTCAGTTACAAAATAGTACTTACCTTGAAGATGGAGACCAATACACAGGCATGTAACCTTGATATATCAGTTCCTGGAAAAGATACAGTGTTCTTAAGTTTATAGACctctaatacatgtaactgactCCTTACTATTTACCcataatgtaaatgaaaattCATACTCAATAAGGTTGTGGTGAATAACACCATCTTGtttttaaatactgtaaacatattacattcagctgtgtattctatttagcgtttttggcggaatgtggcttccgctaaatcaagtacatcgctaaatgcaaTGCATATATGTATTAGATTAGTCACATTCAcaaatacgctaattcaaatccgttccaacttgttcaaaaactattttccgccaaatatcgtacacgccaaatataataagTTTACAGTAGATTGAATTGATGGATgacaaaacataaaatttaccTTCTCATACATGGCATAAAACACATCAAGCTGTTGAGCCTCATAAAGGGGGTCCATGGTCCGGTAACATTGCCCCTCCCAGTCTGCCATCACCCCATACTCCTGGAATCCCTCCTTCTGGACTTGTATGGACTCCTCGGCAAATGTCTTTGCTGCAAACATTTAACTGAGTAAGCTGACACTTGACATCTTGTACTGAAAgccaacttttattttcatgcaaGAAAATTTTGCAAGCTTAAAGGGAAAAAAACTCAAGAATATTTAGAATATTTCTTCACTATTAACATATATGTTCTTTGATTATTACCCAGTATCACATTTTTTGGTTGGAACATACTTTAttgcataaacatatacaaatggttcaAACACAAGTTCTATCAACTTACAGaattcttaacattttttaactaatatatttatagaaaaaaccATTTGTGAACCAGTATTTTACTGTAAACTCAttagcaaaaacaaaattttatttacagtaCTCCATACACTTAGGAATGGTAAATACCAGTTAAACaaatctaataatttttttttttttaaactgaataagTGTCAGCATTTACTGGAAATTACagtcatatttgaaaattttctttaaaatggtttttgatttaattaattgatgttcactttaaaatccagaattaataatattgattatattaACAGACAAATGAACCTACACATGGCTCGGATGGACTGATCAGAGAGTGTCTGTTTTTTGCtcttttttaaagctttcaaTTCTATTGGCAGACCATGGCAATCCCATCCAGGAACATAATGAACTCTGTACCCTTGAAGCAAGTTGTAGCGATTGATTATGTCTTTTAGAACCTGTAAAAGGAAGATACAAAAATGCATGCTTTTAtcttcaaatacatgtactttacctTCAGAATACTTCAATTGATTGCAAATTATAAAGAACATTTAAGTTTGcgggtttttatttttaaaaaaatattttatattaaatgactGATCACTGTCTAAAGTACCCCGAGACCAATAGACATTGCAGCTAGTGTAAAGTTGAAAGTTCAGATGTTGAAAAAATTTCTTCTGCAATATGctaatttacattttaagtcTAGCAAGGATGTAAACAATTACCTTATTAATT is part of the Crassostrea angulata isolate pt1a10 chromosome 3, ASM2561291v2, whole genome shotgun sequence genome and encodes:
- the LOC128175870 gene encoding isoleucine--tRNA ligase, mitochondrial-like, with the protein product MPLLTTKHLRLPWIKCHLSLQTCLYCDNVKDKKSKPTGNKYRDTVYLPKTDFVLSLKKAGDGFKKSELSELYKWQQNENRNKQFILHDGPPYANGKLHVGHAINKVLKDIINRYNLLQGYRVHYVPGWDCHGLPIELKALKKSKKQTLSDQSIRAMSKTFAEESIQVQKEGFQEYGVMADWEGQCYRTMDPLYEAQQLDVFYAMYEKELIYQGYMPVYWSPSSRTALAEAELEYDPGFVSKAVYVKFPVTADTLEACFSLNDAEKSQVFALIWTTTPWTLPANEAICFGSDLTYCLVKNLCNDELYICGKEFVDQLHSILPGESKIIQEIKGSAFKDFKYINPLKQLMDPSMDVQELPFLEGDHVTADVGTGLVHTAPAHGQEDFQKGMQYGLPVDTLVDETGRYTSETGPLLEGKRVHVDAEDTVISLLKDHIILQESYKHSYPIDWRTKKPVILRACKQWFIDTSKLQQQAMECMKDIKVYPESLRQNMDAQLKRKYWCISRQRVWGVPIPVFYHRDTEEVLINREIFDHVRDLISKHSSDCWWNMSVEELLPQEILSRNGLGNSSDYRKGSDIIDIWFDSGTSWASVLSDDKVADVYLEGLDQFRGWFQSSLLTSVAYRGKAPFKKLVVHGFAVDEEGHKMAKSVGNVVDPGQIINGHSKATGIPYGLDVLRLWVANSGLQTKVAIGTNILDIHQEELFQLRKMLRHLLGSLRGFDVNILQTNYSDLLPQDQYLLSLLYSYGTQVTSMYEEYRFGRVLTLLQKFLSDLSKVYITISKDRLYCDSVQSPGHRSSLFVLYHTLEVLTKSIAPILPSLAEEVYKFHPQKKTSPLFHTLWYHLNPNWNNPDIEKLMSTAFTIRDKMNEVLVSEPMGNYDAIVIAKSQLYSELKKLQDAETSMDSPLCEILQTASTTLKSSQSGEVTADDKDIVIHGSHADTQTEFTVILTKAGGSKCDRCRRNTAQSNELCQRCYDVLLRNSQLSP